One genomic window of Cricetulus griseus strain 17A/GY chromosome 3, alternate assembly CriGri-PICRH-1.0, whole genome shotgun sequence includes the following:
- the Serpinh1 gene encoding serpin H1 precursor (The RefSeq protein has 3 substitutions compared to this genomic sequence) — protein sequence MRSLLLGSFCLLAVALAAEVKKPVEAAAPGTAEKLSSKATTLAERSTGLAFSLYQAMAKDQAVENILLSPLVVASSLGLVSLGGKATTASQAKAVLSAEKLRDEEVHKGLGELLRSLSNSTARNVTWKLGSRLYGPSSVNFVEDFVHSSKQHYNCEHSKINFRDKRSALQSINEWASQTTDGKLPEVTKDVERTDGALLVNAMFFKPHWDEKFHHKMVDNRGFMVTRSYTVGVTMMHRTGLYNYYDDEKEKLQILEMPLAHKLSSLIILMPHHVEPLERLEKLLTKEQLKAWMGKMQKKAVAISLPKGVVEVTHDLQKHLAGLGLTEAIDKNKADLSRMSGKKDLYLASVFHATAFEWDTDGNPFDQDIYGREELRSPKLFYADHPFIFLVRDNQSGSLLFIGRLVRPKGDKMRDEL from the exons ATGCGTTCTCTCCTTCTGGCCTCCTTCTGCCTCTTGGCAGTGGCCCTGGCAGCCGAGGTGAAGAAACCTGTAGAGGCAGCAGCCCCTGGTACTGCAGAGAAGCTGAGTTCCAAGGCGACCACCCTGGCAGAGCGCAGCACAGGCCTGGCCTTTAGCCTGTATCAGGCTATGGCCAAAGACCAGGCGGTGGAGAACATCCTCCTGTCACCCTTGGTGGTGGCCTCATCCCTGGGTCTTGTGTCATTGGGAGGTAAAGCCACCACAGCATCGCAGGCAAAGGCTGTGCTAAGCGCCGAGAAGCTGCGGGATGAGGAGGTGCACACAGGGCTGGGTGAGCTCCTGCGCTCCCTCAGTAACTCTACTGCTCGCAATGTGACCTGGAAGCTGGGCAGCCGCCTGTATGGGCCCAGCTCCGTGAACTTCGCCGAAGACTTCGTGCATAGCAGTAAACAGCACTACAACTGCGAACACTCCAAAATCAACTTCCGAGACAAGCGCAGCGCCCTGCAGTCCATCAACGAGTGGGCCTCTCAGACCACTGACGGCAAGCTACCAGAGGTCACCAAGGATGTGGAGCGCACAGACGGGGCACTGCTTGTAAACGCCATGTTCTTTAAGC CACACTGGGATGAGAAATTTCATCACAAGATGGTGGATAACCGTGGCTTCATGGTGACTCGCTCCTATACTGTAGGTGTTACAATGATGCACCGGACAG GTCTCTACAACTACTATGATGATGAGAAGGAGAAGCTGCAGATCTTGGAGATGCCCCTGGCGCACAAGCTCTCCAGCCTCATCATCCTCATGCCCCACCATGTGGAGCCCCTTGAGCGCCTGGAGAAGTTGCTGACCAAAGAGCAGCTGAAGGCCTGGATGGGGAAGATGCAGAAGAAGGCTGTTGCCATCTCTCTGCCCAAGGGAGTGGTGGAGGTCACCCATGACCTGCAG aaacatctggctggACTGGGCCTGACGGAGGCCATTGACAAGAACAAGGCAGATTTATCACGCATGTCTGGCAAGAAGGACCTGTACCTGGCCAGTGTGTTCCATGCCACTGCCTTTGAGTGGGACACGGATGGCAACCCCTTTGATCAAGACATCTACGGGCGTGAGGAGCTGCGAAGCCCCAAGCTGTTCTATGCTGACCACCCCTTCATCTTCCTGGTGCGAGATAATCAGAGCGGCTCGTTGCTGTTCATTGGGCGCCTGGTCCGGCCCAAGGGAGACAAGATGCGAGATGAGTTGTAG